In the genome of Mycobacterium sp. 3519A, the window GGGTTACCCGCCGAGCAGCTGACGACACAGGTCGTCGGCCAGCCATTCCTCGAACCGCGCCGCGGTCCAGCCCCGCATCCGGACCAGCCGGTCGAACAGTGTCGGATCGGTGGCCAGCCACACCAGGTCGACGGCCTCCTCGAAGGTGAGGTCGCCGGTCAGTGCGTCGAGATCGCGCAGTCTGTCGACCACCTTGCGGGCGTCGACGAGGCGGCGGCGGTGGGCGTTCTCGATCACCGCGCGGGCGGCCGGGTCCATACCCGCGGCCACTTCCACAGCGCCGTACAGCGGCGCGACGCGACCGCCGACCGCGGTGATCGAACGCGCCAGCCCGGTCAGCAACACCGTGGGATCACGCTGTTGCAGCAGGTCGCGCATCTCGGTGCGGTCGGCCACCGGAAGGGGCTCGTCGTCGCCGGCCACCGCCCAGTCGACCGCAGTGGTGAGCAGTTCGAGCTTGCTTCCGACCGCGGTGAACACCGTCTTACGGCTGACGCCTGCGGCTTCGGCGACCGCGTCGACGGTCGTCGCGCCGTAGCCGTTTTCGACGAACAGTCGCGCCGCGGTGGCCACGATGCGGCGTCGGGTCTCGACCGCCTGGGCGGCCCGCAGGTCGGATCGGTACTCGCGCTTGACAGCGGCAGCCATCTAGGTAACCCTTGGTATATTCATTACACTATAGGTTACCTCAATTGGAGCGGACGTGCGAACAGTCGTGACGGGGGCGGGGCCGACCGGGTTGGTCATGGCGATCGGGTTGGCCCGCCGGGGCCGTGAGGTGATAGTGGTCGACCGCGACCCCGGCCCGCCGCCCGGAAATGACGACGTGTGGCATCGCAAGGGGGTGATGCAGTTTCAGCATGCGCACACGTTCCGGCGTCAGGTCGTCGATGCGCTCGGCACCGAGATGCCCGATGTGCTTGACAGCCTCGTCGCCGCAGGCGCGCAACTGGCCCAAAGCGCCGACGGCAGACCGGTGGCGATGTTGTGCCGCCGGGCCACCTTCGAGCGGGTGTTACATGCGCACGCGGCCACGCAACCCGGCGTCACGCTGAAATGTGGGCACATCGACCGCGTCGAGCGGGACCGCGGCAGCGTCGTCGGCGTCTCGGTGGACGGCGTGACGGTGCCGTGCGACTTGGTGATCGACGCGTCCGGGCGGTCCAGCCGATTCACCGACGGCATCCGGCCGCAGGCCGAGGGCGAGGACTGCGGCGCGGTGTACGTCACGCGGCAGTATCGGCTGCGCGACCCCGCCGACACCGGGCCGATGAACTCCCCGATCGGCCTGTCGCTGAGCCTGTCCGGCTATCTGGCCATCGCGTTCCTGCACGACAACGGCGCGTTCTCCATCACGTTCACCCATGACGGCACAGACAAGCGGCTGCGGATGATGCGTCACGACGAGGTGTTCGACGACGCGGTGCGGACCATTCCGCGGCTGTCCAAATGGATCGATCCGACTCGCGCACAGGCGGTTTCACGCGCGCTTCCCGGCGGACGGCTGTACAACAGCTACCGGGGACAGCTCGATGCGGCGGGCCGGCCCGCCCTGCCCGGGCTGATCTCCGTCGGCGACGCGGTCTGTACGACCACGCCGTTGGCGGGCCGTGGGGTCGCGCTGGCGTTGATGCAGGCGCGCGCGCTGCTCGGGATACTCGACCACGAGGGTGCCGACATAGCCGCGGCCACAATGCAATTCGACGGCTGGTGTACCGACCACATCCGGCCGTGGTTCGAGGACCACCGGTACACCGACGCCGACCGGATGCGGAGATGGGCGGGCGGCGACGTCGACCTCGGCCATCGCCTGCCGTCCGATTTGATTGTGGCTGCCGCCGCCGTCGACCACCGACTGGCCGACCTCGCCAGCGGCTACGCCACGATGGACGCACTGCCCGCGAGCCTGGGCCCTGCCCATGCCGGTGCCCGCGACATCTACGCGGGCGGCTGGCGCCCGCCGGTCGCCGACGGGCCGAGCAGGGCCGAACTCAGCGAGGTGGTGTCCAGGACACCGGCAGCCGCTTGATGCCGTGAATGAACGCCGACTGCAGCCGATCTGGTTCCTCGGTGGCGGTGATGTCGGGTATCTGCCGGTGCAGTTCCTCGAACGCCAAGGTGATCTCGCGGCGAGCCAGGTTGGCGCCGAGGCAGAAATGCGCACCGCCGCCGCCGAATCCGACGTGCGGGTTGGGGTGGCGCCGCACGTCGAACCGCCACGGGTCGGCGAACTTCGACTCGTCGCGATTGGCTGACCCGTACCACAGGGTGACCTTCTCACCGGCGCGCAGTTCGACGCCGCCCAACTCGGTGTCGCAGGTGGTGGTGCGGCGCATGTAGGCCACCGGGGACGCCCACCGGACGATCTCCTCGACGGCCGTCGGCGCCACCTCGGGATAGTTCGACCACCAGTCGTCGCGCTGTTCGGGATGCCGGCTCAGCGCGAGCACGCCGTGGCTGATGGCGTTGCGGGTGGTCTCGTTGCCCGCGACGACAAGCAGGATGAAGAACGACGCGACCTCCGCCGACGTAAGCCGTTCGCCGTCGACCTCGGCCTGCACCAGGCTGGTGGTCAGGTCCTCGCCTGGGTGGGCACGCCGCTCGTCGGCAAGCGCCGACGCGAACGCACCGATCTCGACGGCGACGTTGAAGAACTCGTCGGGGTCCGTCGCGATGTCGGGGTCGCCGAAGCCCAGGATCACGTTCGTCCAGTGGAAGACCCGTTCGTGGTCCTCCTCGGCGATGCCCATCATGTCGCAGATGATCTGCAGCGGCAGCGGGCCGGCAAGTTGCGCCACCACTTCGCCGGTGCCGTCGGGATGGTCACGGACCATCGCTTCGACCAACCGGCGCGCGCGGTCCCGCACCGAGTCCTCGATCAGCGCCAGCACCCTTGGCGTGAACGCGCTGCGGACGATGTTGCGCAAGCGGGTGTGCCGTGGGTCGTCCATCGCGATCATCGAGCCGAAGTATTCCGCCAGGTCCGGGTTCTGGTCGCCGATCACGATGCCTTTGGCGGAGCTGAAGATCTCCGGGTGGCGGCTGGCGTAGAAGACGTCGTCGTAGCGGGTGACCGCCCAGTGACCGGCGACTTCGAGCGTCGGGTCCACGACGTAGGCCGGGTGAAAGGAGATCGGCGCCTCGCGGCGCAGAGTGGCGAACGCGCCGTCGCGGATGTCGTCGTCGAGCGCCCAGAACTCCCATGACCCGAGGTTGACGTCGGAGAGCGGCACATCCGGGGGAGCCGTCCCGTTCACGCGCGCCGCGATACCCACGACCCCGAGAGTAGGGTCCGGCCGGGCCGCCGTCACGGATATCTGAAACATGTTCCAATTCGCTGGCCGGCGTGGTAGCACCGAACGGTGCGTAACCCACATGCAGGGCAACCGTTTACGACGTCCGACGAGCAGATCGCCGAGGCGCTGCTGGACGTCAGCATCCCGACGCTGATGCTCTCGCTGGTGCACATGTCGGGTGATCCGGGGCTGATCCGCGGTGAACTCAAACCCGCGGGCGTGTTCCTCAACGAAGTGCAGGGCTTCATGTCCGAGGAGGACAAGGCCGCGGTCCGCAAGATCGCGCTCGAGGTGATCGCCGACTACCGCGACCGCGGCTGCCCGGAACCCGAACCGATCGGGCCGGAGCTACTGCAGGAGATGATGCAGTGGCTGGTTTGCGAGCCGGTGCCGCCGGAGTACGTGCCGATGCTGCTCGAGGAGATGGAACTCGACGGCAGGGACAGTCGAGCGGTGCCGGGCACTCCGACTGATTTCCCGGTGGTGGTCATCGGCTGCGGGGAATCCGGTCTGCTGGCCGGCATCCGGCTCAAAGAGGCGGGCATACCGTTCACGATTGTGGAGAAGAACGCGGGCGTTGGCGGAACCTGGTGGCAGAACACCTATCCGGGCGCCCGGGTCGACGTCGGAAATCACTTCTACTGCTACAGCTTTGAGCCCACCGACCAGTGGACCCACTTCTTCGCCGAGCAGCCCGAACTGCAGGCCTATTTCCAGGCGGTGCTGGACAAGCACGACATCGGCAGGCATGTGCGGTGGGAGACCGAGGTGACCGAAGCGGTGTGGGACGACGACACCGCCACCTGGACGGTGTGGGCCCGCGACCGCAGCGGAGCGACGACGACGCTCACGGCGCGCGCGGTGATCAGCGCCGTCGGACAACTCGACCGGCCGAACGTGCCGGACATCAGCGGACAGCAGACGTTCGGGGGCCCGGCGTTTCACTCGTCGCAGTGGGACCACTCGGTGGATCTGCGCGGTAAGCGTGTTGCGCTGATCGGCGCGGGCGCAAGCGGTTTCCAGATCGCTCCCGCGATCGCCGACACGGTGGAGCAGTTGACGGTGTTCCAGCGCACCGCGCAGTGGATGTTCCCGAATCCCAACTATCACGAACCGGTCGGGCCGGGGGTGCAGTGGGCGTTGCGGCATCTGCCGTTCTACGGCCGGTGGTACCGGTTCCTGCTGTTCTGGCCGGGCTGCGACAAGGGTTTGGCCGCCGCCTACGTCGACCCGGACTATCCGGAGCAACAGAATGCGGTCAGCGAGATCAACGAGCTCACGCGGATCATGTTCACCGAGTGGATCAGCAGTCAGGTCGGCGACGACGCCGAGTTGCTGGCCAAGGTGCTGCCCGACTACCCGGCGACGGGCAAACGCACCCTGCAGGACAACGGAAGCTGGCTGCGGACGCTGACCCGCGACAACGTCGAACTGGTCAGGACAAGCATCGACCACATCGAATCCGACGCGGTCGTGGACGCCGACGCAAACCGCTATCCGGCCGATGTCATCCTGTACGCCACCGGATTTCAGGCGACCAGGATGCTGTGGCCCATGAAAATCGTTGGGCGCGGTGGCGAGGTGCTGGCCGAGCGGTGGGGGGAGCGGCCGTCGGCCTTCCTTGGCATCACCGCGCCCGGTTTCCCGAACTTCTTCTGCATGTACGGCCCAGGCACCAACCTGGCCAGCGGCGGCAGCCTGATCTTTCATTCAGAATGCCAAATGCGTTACATCACACAGTGTTTGGAGCTGCTGATCGACGGCGGGCACCGCTGGATGGAGCCTACTGAAGAGAGGACCGCCGACTGGGTCGACCGCACCCAGGCCGAGATGCGCAAACTGGTGTGGTCACAACCGTCGATCAAGCACTCGTTCTACAAGAACCGCTTCGGCGAGGTCTACGGCCTGAGCCCATGGCGACTCGTCGACTACTGGACCTGGACGCGCGTACCGAACCCCGACGACTTCGTTTTCCGGTAACCCCTTCCGCGCGAGCAGACGCAAAGTGCCCCGACACGCCGCGAAACTGGAGCACTTTACGTCTGCTCGCCGAAAGAAATTACGCCAGTTCCCAATTCATGTTCTTGGCGAACGCGCGGGCGTCGTCGGACAGCGTGCCCAGTTCGTGGCAGCGCTTGACGTAGCCCTGGATCATCATCAGGAAGTTCATCGGATTGTACGCGTCTTCCTCGTAGCTCCACTTGCCGTCGCCCGCATACTCGAGCACGGTGATCACCGCCGCGCCGTGCACACTGCCGTCGCCGGGGTCCTTCATCGTGTTGATGTTCTTGAAGATGACCCAGCCCTTGTCGGTGTCGATCGAATACCACTCCACCGGATAGGACGGCATCTCGCTGCCGGGAAACTGGTTCATGGTCGAGACGATCCACTCGCGGATGGTGTCGCGGCCCTCCATGTTCCCCAACGCGTGCTCGACGTATTTCGCGTCCTCGGTGAAATGGTCGGCGTAGCTTGCCCAGTCCCATGTCTTGCCGACCTCGACCACGTCACGCTGATACGCCGCAAACGCGTCTTCGAGTTCCTGCCGTGACCACTGACCCATCCGATCTGTTTACCAGCCGGGGTGGCTGTGGCGGAGCGGTTTCAGGACACCGTCAACGTGCGCATCGTCGCCCACAGCTCGTGCCACGACTGCTGTTGTCCCGTCAGCAGATACGCGTGCATGCCACCGCCGACGTCATCGACTGTCTGCACCGTGTCGAACCGCTGGCGCAGATCACCGGGATCACGCCCGATGTAGAGCAGCGTGTCGTGGCCCTCGGTCGGCGGCGGGAAGTATCCGTAGCTGCGGTTGGTGCCGTAGGACGGCGGCCGCCACAGCTATCACCAGCACCAGGCACAGCAGCACGACCTGGAATTTGGTCAATGCCGCGACGCCGACGACCGCCCCGAGCGCGAGCAACAACCGGTCGTCGCGCACCCGCACCCAGCGCACCAGTAGCCAGATCGCCAACAACCACTTGGCGGGTTCGCGCGCACAGGGCGTCAGCCAGTGGCCGAACAGTGTGGTCCAGACCCCTGTCGCCTGCGCCGCCGCGGTGAGTGCCTGCGCGCGCCGGTCGCACCCGAGTTCGCGGGCGATGAGACCGGCAAAGACGACCCCGGCCGCCGTCGCCAGTACAACCGGTATCCGAAGCGCGGTCAGCGAATCCGGCGCGACTGTGTCCGCCAACGCGGCCAATACCGGCGCCAGCGGAGGCTGATCGGCGGAACCCCAGTCCAGGTGATAGCGCCCGATCGCCAGCATGTACACCTCGTCGAACCAGTAGCCGCGACCCAACATGCTTGCCGCGCAATGCAATACGGTCGTGACGGCGGCTATCGAAAGCACCGCGGCCGCGGCGAACGGTTCGGTCCTCCTGCCGCGACTGACGTCGGCTATGACTTCGGTCACGCACCTCCACGTTACCGGCCCAAGATCGCGGCGAGCAATCACCGATCGGCGCGTCGCCTGCATGTCTTGCAGTCACCGCAAAACACTGATGTGCCAATCACATCCGTTGGTAACGCTGCAGCTGCACATCCCGATATGCACACGGGAGCTAACGGTTTGCGTTTCTCCGGTTTGGAAAAGAATAGTGACGGCTTGGCGCCGGATTCGGCGTCGAAGTTGCAAGTTGGGAGTCGATAACGATGGGGCTGTCTAAGTTCGTCTCAGCAGCCATGATCGTCGGTGCGCTCGGATTCGGAGCCATCGGGCCGGGCGGGGCCGTCGCGTCCGCCGACCCGGTAGCGCCTGCGCCGTTGAAGCCACATGACGATTTCTGCCCGCCCTTCTGTGGCGACGGTAACGGCCGGGGCAATGGTCACGGGCACGATGACTATTGCCCACCGTGGTGTGGCGACGGCAATCACCACGCCGACTGGGACAAGGGTCCGTGGTGGGCGAACAACAAGCACGACTGGTGGGACGACCGCAGGGGTGCGCCACCGTGGGGCTGGGGCCCACCGCCGGCGTTCCAGTGGGCAGGCGGCCCGCCGCGGCCGTTCAACTACTGGGGCTATGACGTCAACCCGGTGTGGGATGACGGCTTCCACCAGTGGGGCTTCTGGCTGTTCGGCCTCTGGGTCCCCGTCTTCGGTATCGGGGTTCAGTAACCTGCGTCAGCCACCCTCGGGCGCTTCGACAACGGCTTTGATGCGCTCGAGGGTGGTTCGCATATCGCGGATGTTGCGGCGCTGGCGTAGCTGACCGCCCAGGATCCCGAACAGCGTCGTGAAGAGGCTTTCGGGCATCTTGAACGACTCGGTCACCTCGGTGCCGCCCTCGACAGGGCTGAGCCGGTAGTGCCAGGTGTTGGCCGCCTTGTCACCGACCAGCACGTCGAAACCGAATTCGCGACCAGGCTCACACGCGGTCACCCGGCAGGTGGTCCAGTACACCGGTCCGATCTCGTTGCGCTTGACGTGGCCGCGGAAGCGTGCGCCGAGCGCGGGACCTGTTGCGCCGTCGAGCCATTCGGCCTCCATCACTTCGGGCGAGAACTTGCCGGTGTTGCGGACGTCGGCGATGAGGTCCCATACCTTGTCCGCGGGCGCAGCCATGGTCACGGTTGCCGATCCTTGCATGGTCATCTCCTTCTTCAGCGCGGCATCTGCGGGCCGAGCGAATAAACGTGATCGGGCGTCAGCTCTTTGGTGATCGCGGTCGCCAAGGCCGTGCTTGCTTCACCGCCGCGGTACCCGACGTCGGTGTTCGTCATGATCACCAGCGACGTCTGCTCTTCCGGCAGGTACACCACGACGGTCTGATATCCGGGCAGGCTGCCGTTGTGACCGATCCACCCGCCGAGATCGAAGATGCCAAGGCCGTAACCGTCCTGAGGCGGCATCCCGGGGGAGCCGACCGTCTGCAACCGTTGCTCCTGCATCTGCGGGGTCAACAGCTTTCCGGTCGCCAACGCGACCGACCAGGCGCGCATATCGTCGAGCGTGGAGATCATCGCGCCTGCGGCCCACGCCCACGACGGGTTCCAATCGGTGGCGACGGCCTCCTTGCCGTCCGCGCCTTCGGTGTAGCCCTGCGCATGCGGATCGCTGAACTCGTTGCCCGCCGGAAAGCTGGTGTGGTTCAACCCCAATGGCGTCAGGATGTGGTTTCCGATGTAGTCGGCCAGCGGCTCTCCGCTGACTTTTTGCACCACCAGGCCGATCAGGACCGTGTTGGTGTTGCTGTACTCGAACTTCTGCCCGGCAGGGAACTGATTCGGTTGCGCGAAGGCGTAGGACAGCAGTTCGCGCGGCGTGAAGGCACGGTGCGGATCGGCGAATATCGCCTGCTGGAACTCTGGTGACGCGCTGTAGTTGAACAACCCGCTCTGCATCCGAGCCAACTGCCGCAACGTGATCCGGTCGCCAAGCGGTACGCCGTCGACGAACTCGGCGACCAAGTCGTCGAGGTTCAGCTTTCCCTGATCGGCGAGTTGCAGGAGCGCGGTGACCGTGAACGTCTTTGTGACACTGCCGATTCGACTGTAGAAATCGGCCCGCATCGGCGCCTGTGTCGCCTTGTCGGCCACCCCGAAGGCGCGGACATAGTCACCGTCCGGCCCCCAGATGCCGACGATGGCGCCGGGCACCGCCGCGGCCGACATGGCCTGATCGACAGCAGCGTCGAGGCGCTTGGCAAGCGCGTCGGCGATCGGCTTGGCGGGCGCGGGACTGCTACCGGTCGGCTGCGGCGGCGGTGATTGGCCGCAGCCACAGGTCGTCAGCAGCAACGCAGCCGCGATCGCGAGCGCACATAGCCGAGCAGTCATCGCCCGCCAGATTATGCGCTGCAGTGCTAGCGCTCAGCCGATTCGTCCTCCGGCAGGTCATGTCGTACGACGCGGACCTGCCCGCGCGCCAGGCAGGCGGCGTATCCGTGGTGTTTGCCATAGAGCTCCCATGCGGTGCGGTGCTGGTCGCTGTGCGCGTGGATCTCGTGGCCGTCGGAGAACCCTAGGTGCAGGCTGCCGTCCTCGTCCCAGCTCGCATGGGTGCAGACCGAGCCCGCGAAGTCGAACAGTGCCCGTTCGACAGGCCTGGCGGCCCTCGGATCGATCAACACCGCCTCCTCGTCGTTACGGGCGGTCTTGGGCAGCGTGAGATAGAAGGGCACCGAGATGACAAGTTCGTTGTCGTCGAGGTTGAGCACCAGTCCACCGCGAAACATGATCCGCTGAACCACACAGCCCCGGATCCACGGATCGCTCATTTTTTCACTTTCGTCCCTTCAGGCAACTGGGCACAAGGGTTCTGGCCGCCTTTCCGTAGCATCGGGTCGTGAAGATTCGGTTCGGCATCGGACTGGGCGCGGACACGGGTCCGGAACAACTGGCCGGCATCGTCGACCATCTGGAGGCGACTGGCATCGACTCGCTGTGGTTCTCGGAGTTGGTGTATTCCAAGGCCGTCGACCCGTTCGTCGGGATGGCTTTCGCGTTGGCCAGGACGACGAAGTTGAAGGTCGGCACGTCCGTCGCGGTGTTGCCCGGCCGGCACCCGGTGCTGGTGGCCAAACAGCTGGCGTCGTTGGCGGCGCTGGCGCCCAAGCGGGTGCTGCCCGTGTTCGGGCTGCGCTCGGCGATACCCGCGGAGCGTGAGATCTTCGTCGTGCCCGACGGCGAACGCGCGGCCGTCTTCGACGAATCGCTGCGGCTGTTGAGATCGGTTCTGGAACAAGACGATGTCGCGTTCGAGGGCGAGTACTTCGCGGTCAGCGCCGCCGACGTCGAACCGCGCCCGGTCAAGCCGCTGGACCTGTGGCTCGGCGGTTCGGCACCTGCGGCGCTTCGCCGCCTCGGGCAACTCGGCGACGGATGGCTCGGCAGTTTCCTCACCCCCGACGCGGCGCGCGGCGGCCGGGAGCAGATTCTGCGCGCCGCCGCCGCGGCAGGCCGCGAAATCGAACCTGACCACTTCGGCATCAACCTCGCTGTGTGCGACGGGGACGTGCCTGGCGCGCTGGCGGCAGCGGTCAGGCGGCGTCGGCCGGACGTCGATCCCGCCGAGTTGATCGCGAGCGATTGGCCACAGTTACACCGTCAACTGGACGGCTATCTGGCGGCGGGGTTGACCAAGTTCGTGATCCGGCCCGCCCTGCACGCGGACGTCTCCGCGTTCATCGACCGGTTCGTGGCCGAACTGGGTCCGCGGCAGAACTGAGCGGTCGGTGAACCCCGCCGATGGTGCCTTCGTGTCAAGAAGTATGCGACGCAGATTTTCGCGACTGACCCGATCACTCGTGTTGAGCGGGGTCGCTGCCCTGACGTTCGGCTTGATCAGTGCACCCGCGGCGGTTGCCGACGACCGGCTGCAGTTCACCGGGACGACGTTGTCGGGCGCGCCGTTCTCCGGATCGAGCCTGGCGGGTAAGCCCGCGGTGTTGTGGTTCTGGACGCCGTGGTGCCCGTTCTGCAACGCCGAGGCGCCGAACGTCAGCCAGGTCGCCGCGGCCAATCCCAAAGTCACCTTCGTCGGGGTGGCGGCGCGCTCCGACGTGGCGGCGATGCAGGCCTTCGTCTCGAAGTACAACCTGAACTTCACCAACCTCAACGACGCCGACGGATCGATCTGGGCCCGCTACAACGTCCCGTGGCAACCGGCCTACGTCTTCTACCGGTCCGACGGATCGTCGACGTTCGTGAACAACCCCACCTCGGCCATGCCCGCCCAGGAGTTGTCCGACCGGGTCGCGGCGCTGGCCTAGCTGTACTGACCTGAGAGGTTAGGTACACGGCTGGCTGGTGGTTGACCCCCGAGTGCTGTGTGGCCGCGGTGGTGATTGTAGTTGTGCAGCCACCGTGGGTACTCCTGGCAGCGCTGTTCGTCGCTGGTGTACAACCGGGCGTAGGCCCACTCATCGGCGAGGGTCCGGTGGAATCGCTCCACCTTCCCGTTGGTCTGCGGCCGATACGGCCGTGTGCGGCGATGCTCGATGTCGTCGCCCAGCGCCTTGCGGAAGGCGTGTGACCGGTAGCAGGATCCGTTGTCGGTCAACACCTTTTGAACAATGATTCCTTGCTCGATGAACCATGCGTTGGCGCGTCCCCAGAACTCGGACGCGGTCTCCTTGCGTTCGTCGGCCAGCATCTCGGAGTAGGCCAGCCGCGAATGCGCGTCCAGAGCCGTGTGCAGGAAGTGGTAGCCCCGCACCGGATTGCGGTACTTACTGCGCCGTCCCGAACTCTTATCGGCTTGCGTGTTGTGCTTACCTGCCTGCCGGC includes:
- a CDS encoding TetR/AcrR family transcriptional regulator; protein product: MAAAVKREYRSDLRAAQAVETRRRIVATAARLFVENGYGATTVDAVAEAAGVSRKTVFTAVGSKLELLTTAVDWAVAGDDEPLPVADRTEMRDLLQQRDPTVLLTGLARSITAVGGRVAPLYGAVEVAAGMDPAARAVIENAHRRRLVDARKVVDRLRDLDALTGDLTFEEAVDLVWLATDPTLFDRLVRMRGWTAARFEEWLADDLCRQLLGG
- a CDS encoding NAD(P)/FAD-dependent oxidoreductase; the encoded protein is MRTVVTGAGPTGLVMAIGLARRGREVIVVDRDPGPPPGNDDVWHRKGVMQFQHAHTFRRQVVDALGTEMPDVLDSLVAAGAQLAQSADGRPVAMLCRRATFERVLHAHAATQPGVTLKCGHIDRVERDRGSVVGVSVDGVTVPCDLVIDASGRSSRFTDGIRPQAEGEDCGAVYVTRQYRLRDPADTGPMNSPIGLSLSLSGYLAIAFLHDNGAFSITFTHDGTDKRLRMMRHDEVFDDAVRTIPRLSKWIDPTRAQAVSRALPGGRLYNSYRGQLDAAGRPALPGLISVGDAVCTTTPLAGRGVALALMQARALLGILDHEGADIAAATMQFDGWCTDHIRPWFEDHRYTDADRMRRWAGGDVDLGHRLPSDLIVAAAAVDHRLADLASGYATMDALPASLGPAHAGARDIYAGGWRPPVADGPSRAELSEVVSRTPAAA
- a CDS encoding cytochrome P450 codes for the protein MGIAARVNGTAPPDVPLSDVNLGSWEFWALDDDIRDGAFATLRREAPISFHPAYVVDPTLEVAGHWAVTRYDDVFYASRHPEIFSSAKGIVIGDQNPDLAEYFGSMIAMDDPRHTRLRNIVRSAFTPRVLALIEDSVRDRARRLVEAMVRDHPDGTGEVVAQLAGPLPLQIICDMMGIAEEDHERVFHWTNVILGFGDPDIATDPDEFFNVAVEIGAFASALADERRAHPGEDLTTSLVQAEVDGERLTSAEVASFFILLVVAGNETTRNAISHGVLALSRHPEQRDDWWSNYPEVAPTAVEEIVRWASPVAYMRRTTTCDTELGGVELRAGEKVTLWYGSANRDESKFADPWRFDVRRHPNPHVGFGGGGAHFCLGANLARREITLAFEELHRQIPDITATEEPDRLQSAFIHGIKRLPVSWTPPR
- a CDS encoding NAD(P)/FAD-dependent oxidoreductase, which translates into the protein MRNPHAGQPFTTSDEQIAEALLDVSIPTLMLSLVHMSGDPGLIRGELKPAGVFLNEVQGFMSEEDKAAVRKIALEVIADYRDRGCPEPEPIGPELLQEMMQWLVCEPVPPEYVPMLLEEMELDGRDSRAVPGTPTDFPVVVIGCGESGLLAGIRLKEAGIPFTIVEKNAGVGGTWWQNTYPGARVDVGNHFYCYSFEPTDQWTHFFAEQPELQAYFQAVLDKHDIGRHVRWETEVTEAVWDDDTATWTVWARDRSGATTTLTARAVISAVGQLDRPNVPDISGQQTFGGPAFHSSQWDHSVDLRGKRVALIGAGASGFQIAPAIADTVEQLTVFQRTAQWMFPNPNYHEPVGPGVQWALRHLPFYGRWYRFLLFWPGCDKGLAAAYVDPDYPEQQNAVSEINELTRIMFTEWISSQVGDDAELLAKVLPDYPATGKRTLQDNGSWLRTLTRDNVELVRTSIDHIESDAVVDADANRYPADVILYATGFQATRMLWPMKIVGRGGEVLAERWGERPSAFLGITAPGFPNFFCMYGPGTNLASGGSLIFHSECQMRYITQCLELLIDGGHRWMEPTEERTADWVDRTQAEMRKLVWSQPSIKHSFYKNRFGEVYGLSPWRLVDYWTWTRVPNPDDFVFR
- a CDS encoding nuclear transport factor 2 family protein translates to MGQWSRQELEDAFAAYQRDVVEVGKTWDWASYADHFTEDAKYVEHALGNMEGRDTIREWIVSTMNQFPGSEMPSYPVEWYSIDTDKGWVIFKNINTMKDPGDGSVHGAAVITVLEYAGDGKWSYEEDAYNPMNFLMMIQGYVKRCHELGTLSDDARAFAKNMNWELA
- a CDS encoding glycosyltransferase family 39 protein — its product is MTEVIADVSRGRRTEPFAAAAVLSIAAVTTVLHCAASMLGRGYWFDEVYMLAIGRYHLDWGSADQPPLAPVLAALADTVAPDSLTALRIPVVLATAAGVVFAGLIARELGCDRRAQALTAAAQATGVWTTLFGHWLTPCAREPAKWLLAIWLLVRWVRVRDDRLLLALGAVVGVAALTKFQVVLLCLVLVIAVAAAVLRHQPQLRILPAADRGPRHAALHRA
- a CDS encoding SRPBCC family protein, producing the protein MQGSATVTMAAPADKVWDLIADVRNTGKFSPEVMEAEWLDGATGPALGARFRGHVKRNEIGPVYWTTCRVTACEPGREFGFDVLVGDKAANTWHYRLSPVEGGTEVTESFKMPESLFTTLFGILGGQLRQRRNIRDMRTTLERIKAVVEAPEGG
- a CDS encoding serine hydrolase, with the protein product MTARLCALAIAAALLLTTCGCGQSPPPQPTGSSPAPAKPIADALAKRLDAAVDQAMSAAAVPGAIVGIWGPDGDYVRAFGVADKATQAPMRADFYSRIGSVTKTFTVTALLQLADQGKLNLDDLVAEFVDGVPLGDRITLRQLARMQSGLFNYSASPEFQQAIFADPHRAFTPRELLSYAFAQPNQFPAGQKFEYSNTNTVLIGLVVQKVSGEPLADYIGNHILTPLGLNHTSFPAGNEFSDPHAQGYTEGADGKEAVATDWNPSWAWAAGAMISTLDDMRAWSVALATGKLLTPQMQEQRLQTVGSPGMPPQDGYGLGIFDLGGWIGHNGSLPGYQTVVVYLPEEQTSLVIMTNTDVGYRGGEASTALATAITKELTPDHVYSLGPQMPR
- a CDS encoding DUF6188 family protein, which encodes MSDPWIRGCVVQRIMFRGGLVLNLDDNELVISVPFYLTLPKTARNDEEAVLIDPRAARPVERALFDFAGSVCTHASWDEDGSLHLGFSDGHEIHAHSDQHRTAWELYGKHHGYAACLARGQVRVVRHDLPEDESAER
- a CDS encoding TIGR03854 family LLM class F420-dependent oxidoreductase, encoding MKIRFGIGLGADTGPEQLAGIVDHLEATGIDSLWFSELVYSKAVDPFVGMAFALARTTKLKVGTSVAVLPGRHPVLVAKQLASLAALAPKRVLPVFGLRSAIPAEREIFVVPDGERAAVFDESLRLLRSVLEQDDVAFEGEYFAVSAADVEPRPVKPLDLWLGGSAPAALRRLGQLGDGWLGSFLTPDAARGGREQILRAAAAAGREIEPDHFGINLAVCDGDVPGALAAAVRRRRPDVDPAELIASDWPQLHRQLDGYLAAGLTKFVIRPALHADVSAFIDRFVAELGPRQN
- a CDS encoding protein disulfide oxidoreductase, with translation MRRRFSRLTRSLVLSGVAALTFGLISAPAAVADDRLQFTGTTLSGAPFSGSSLAGKPAVLWFWTPWCPFCNAEAPNVSQVAAANPKVTFVGVAARSDVAAMQAFVSKYNLNFTNLNDADGSIWARYNVPWQPAYVFYRSDGSSTFVNNPTSAMPAQELSDRVAALA
- a CDS encoding IS481 family transposase; the protein is MVHRNAPLSETGRLRLAQCVVDDGWSRRRAAERFQVSVTTVCRWVDRYLELGEAGMADRSSRPHHSPNRTPVRTERRVIGVRVTRRWGPARIAYLLRLNVSTVHNVLRRYGIAKLRWLDRATGRVVRRMESAACGDLVHVDVKKLGKIPAGGGWRMLGRQAGKHNTQADKSSGRRSKYRNPVRGYHFLHTALDAHSRLAYSEMLADERKETASEFWGRANAWFIEQGIIVQKVLTDNGSCYRSHAFRKALGDDIEHRRTRPYRPQTNGKVERFHRTLADEWAYARLYTSDEQRCQEYPRWLHNYNHHRGHTALGGQPPASRVPNLSGQYS